A stretch of DNA from Malus sylvestris chromosome 9, drMalSylv7.2, whole genome shotgun sequence:
gAAGTAACAAACTAATTCTGCATTGAGTAACAAAATGATTCTGCATGTATTTACAGAGTTACTTTATATCGATTGAATTTACTCTAGGTGGACTGAATTAATCAACTAACCGTTCCAGAACGTTAAGATATTGTAGCGTGAAAAGGGAAATAATAGTCTAGGGTTAAAAGGATAATCTTTGAAATAATGAAAGTAAGTGAGGGCATAAAGGGAAAAAAGTTAGTATTCTGATTCCCCAAGCCATCCGGAATCCAAATACCTCCTTTATCTTAGGAATCCAAATCAACCAAATATTGGAATTGGATTCCAAAATTTGTGTGGGACCCACTAAATTTTGATTCCTCTAGATTTAGTAAACACCGGAGTATACCGTAATCGGAATTCAATTCCGTTTCTTGATTCCGATTACCCTTACGTAAACGTGCCATAAAGTTTTAATGTCAGCCGTTAGGATTGAAGcaatgttttaaatattttcaaaatattttttcgGATAATTGTCAAACATATTCTATATTTCCGGACAAAATCAAGAGGATTTCAAAGATATTTTGGTAAAAAAGGTGACAAAACTTTGGTGAATTTTCCAAACGCATTtgatctttaataaaaaaaatcttgaaCACTTATACATTCTTCGCACAAACATAtcgttttgggatttttggctCCTCAACTCTCCCGCCCAAAGTTTCCACTTTTGCCTCTCACAATCGAAAtaacatttttaaattttaatctaattttctaacctctctctctctctcacgcaTTTTGGAAGTCGGCAGTTGTGacaataaaatctgaaaaatctCCCTCTCAATCTATTTGGCGCATGAAAATTTCACTTTTCAGAATTTAGAAGTAGAAACCCACCTACCGCCACCGCGCAAACCCAAAGCATTACAAATATgcccagcaccaccaccaccatactCAACCATCCATTCTTCCCGTTCAATaccaaacactttctctcttaaCTCTCTCAACGTTTTGTTTAATGGGGGCCGCCTCCGTCGCCAACGCCATCGCCTGCCGTGACGGCGACCACAATAACAAAGAGAACATACCTCCAACTCCAACTCCAATTCCGTTGTCTGCAACTGCAAAGGCAATGCTGACCAACGCAGTTTCTGAGGATAGCAAGAAATGTAATAAAATGAGGCTGAGGAGGAGGCGAATGAGGAAGCCTCTTGCCGATATTACCAACCTCTATGTCTGCACCAATTCCGTTCAACTGCCAAGCCGGACAtctctttctttgtcttcctcCTCCGTCTCCACACCCGCCTCAATTTCTACAAAAAGAAAGTCTCTTCTTCCAGTCGCCAGCTCCAACTCCAAGTCTCTGAGGATGGGTTTCAGATAATGAACTTTGCCTGTGTCACCACGTCACTGTGTTTCTtacaaattttccttctttttcttgtttctctatCAAAATGTTATGCTCTGGGGGTTGATTCCTCTTCAATCTCACCATAATAATCAAATTCAAAGaacaaataataatttatacAAAGAAAGAAACGCAGTTTGTCATTTCCCACGCTTAGGGGTTACGGCTGTTCATGATCCGATCCAATCCAATCAGCCCAAACGTACCaatttcatccaattcaatcaCATTTTTATCGGTTTTGGTATTTGGCGAATTGGGTTAGATGCTAACTTCCGAAATCAATATAATTGAATCGAATGGCAGATTTGGTTGAGAGAATCCAGCTGAGAATATTTGGGTTAGACCCTAACGACCCCAACCAAATCGAGCCAAACTTATCAACATTAGGTTGGTTTATTTAGTACAATTCCCTCATGAAGTTTTGTCAAAACTGAATTTTATCAAACCTTTATATCGttatttgtttaattatgaCATTGGGATGAAACCGACCTGATTTGGAACAGATTTCGGGTACACGGTTCGGTATACAAGTATTATAATGTAAGTGGTTAatacttaaaaaacaaaaagtttccAACCACCTAAATTATGATCGAGCAGTGTTCCCAGCACACTAAAAATTACTCTAAATCCTAAACATATTCACTTCTATCGAGGATGATTACATTTGATAATTGATTATGGCGCCaattaagataaaaaaaatggagCCAAATATTTACTTGGATGACATGTTTTGATTTGGCggctccttccttccttccacTCCCTCCCCGCCCAAAGTGAGAACTTGTAATTTTGTACCATTGCCCAATTGGCGGTCGGTTGAACTCGGGAGTTCAAACTTTTTCCAACCTTTTGGTGTGATCCCTCCAAACCCACAAATATTACAAATAgctcacttcttccttccttccctcGTCacagcagcaccaccaccaactCATTCGTAATGGAGGAGGAGGCGGCGGCCATTGGTATTCTCAACAACAAAGAGAACATCCTTTCTCCTCCCGTTccaacttaaccacctgcacaatcctcaggtgtggggttttaccacaaaagacATCGATGTTaattagagtggggtaatactatttaaacccctttggttttcttgcacccaccgatgtgggactttaaCAGGTATTCTCAACAACAAAGAGAACATCCCTCCTCCTCCCGTTCCCACTCCGGCGGCAACTGCAAAGCCAAGGCCATCTTCCAAGAAGAAATTATATAATAGCAAGATGAGATTGAGGAGGAAGCCTCTTGCTCTACAATATCTACAACGCTTCACTTCCATCTCATCTTCCGATCACCAGCGCAACACCAAATCCAAATTCCAGGAAAAGAAAAGCAATCGCGGTtcgggaggaggaggaggttcaAGTAGTCACCTGCAGGAGCAGCTCCAACCAACTCCAAGTCTCTGAGGATGGATTTCAGATGATCTACTTTGCCTCTGTCTCTGTGTTTGATGCAAATTACAATTAACATCCTATTCTGCTCTTCGTACcagaaaatcaaaatgaaatgcAAATTTATATGAATAAATACACAATTCTTTTCTCCCTTTTTGTTGCTATTTCTCAAGTTATggtatgatatatatatatatatatatatatatatatatatatatatatatatatatattagggaTTACcctttctatttcttttttttacttattttttgCAATATCCCGGAATCCGAACTTCATCTCACTTTCTTTGAAACTCAATATTGGCTCTACTTTAGCAGAAAACCTGTCTATTCCGTCAAAATGAGGTTAAATGTGTTGACGTGGAAGGAATACTTCTTATGTGGCTTTCATTTGGCCGATGGGAGAAGGGTATTTTGGTCAAATCGACTGACATTTCTGGGGAGTTTGCTTAGAGCACCTCCAGCGGGGGAGGTTGCTCGGGGGCTGTGGATCAAACAGTAGCAAATTGCTGGGGGGATGAGCTCCAGCGTATGGAAGCCCGAGCAACAGGCAAGGCCCGAGGAGCAGGCCCGTCGAGgattgccagcccgagagcccgagGGTTGCGTCAGGCGCGTGCGTTTCACGGGCGCGTGGGCGCGAGTCGTCCGACAAAAAAACAGGGCTGGGGCCCGCGATTTCAGTTTTGAAAAGTAACCgttggggaagccacgtggcttccccatgTCTGTTCGATTGAAACGGTCATATtttatggaccgttggatttccaacggtaaaaaacatttaaaaatctcatttaatttcatccgtttgatctaaAATCAACGGTTCACGTTATTAGGCtttgtaaattatatataaaaaaaaagaaaaaactgtttaaaaatctaaaatgttaccgttgtgacacgtggcacaatctggagtgttggaatttaaatttttttaaatccaatggcaaagattaattaggtgaataaaaatttaaaaaaaatgtaaaaaaattcttaaaaatccatcaccaataattgtcttttcagataatgacacgtgccttgacacaacgattaaaaatcttatcggaaatccatcaccaataattttctttgcggataatgacacgtggcgcaacgagaacgattaaaaatcttatccgaaataacaaatataattattttgaattattttataaatacaaaaatacaaaaattttattgctattggcttttcggataatgacacgtggcgcaacgagaacgattaaaaatcttatccgaaattacaaataaaattattatgtattattttataaataaaaaaatactaatattttattgccaattgccagggctattcagtgcaggggtggagatgcaaaaggcaattgccaggggaatgcactatttattaagggcagttactgttcactaggtggattaaatagtgaattgcctggggggagggctcctacactggagttgctcttaagtGCTTACCGACCCAGTTTCAAAGTTTTCTCAAGTTGGTGGTCTTTGGCATCATCTTTCTGGTTTGCTGGGTCCATATTCCGCACTCACAACACCATTTTAGCCTCCCTATTTATTCCTTGATCTCCACTTTCTTctccaaaaagaaaattaatctcagtttattaccctgaagtttttttgttttcaacatttggtacatgaagtttttttcattcaatCTGGTACCTAAAGCCATAATTCTGGGACACTTTCATGCATCTGTTAAGTTTTCCATTAGAAACTCGTTAACTAATGACGTGACAATAACTAGATGCTACGTGTCAATATGGAGCCACTTTGaatattaaaaatacaaaaatacaaaaatacaaacaaacaaaaaaatcccCATTCGTCTCCTTCCTCTTCCCCCTACACccctccctctcttctctcttctgcaaCCCGCACCCCCTGCCTCCTCCCGTCTGCAACATCTTCCCCTTCGATAACCCACTCGCACGCatgccccaaaaaaaaaaagcctaatcCCAGACTTCCTTCGAAACCCGCTTGCAGCTTGCCGTCGAATAAGTCCCAGGACGCCGGCTGCTCTCTCAAAGACGCTTTGGTCTCCCACCGCCACCATGTCTCCTCCTCTTCTTTCGATTCCATGTCTCCTCCTGCTCTCCCGAATATATATCTGTCAAACACCATTCACAATTTCACAGCACCTCACAGTTCACAGCTGAAGCCAATTccaatcaaacaaaaacaacaattgAATCACATAATGCACAGATCATTACACCTTACACTAACATCAACAGATGCCAAAAACGCACAAACCAATTAACCTCTTGAAGACTAAATCCACAACCCAAAATATAATCAAACCATATGCCAAAACACACACAACCCATCAGGAAAAATCAGGTCTTCATGGATTAGGCATTTCAACAAACACATAACAGAGATCCATATCTTCACCAACAACAAAACCCATGTTACAGAATACCAAATTCTCAATAATCCCAGTATTAACGAAGAGAATATAAGCAACCGAGGTGTAATGATCTGTGCAACCAAGAAAATACAAGTTCTGATAACATTACTAACCTGCTCGATTTGATCATTCGCTGTCGAGATCCTCGACACCTGGGGATGAAAAAATGGGGATAAAATTGGAGCTAATAAAATTTTGGGGATTAGGGTTGGGTGTAGGTTAATctgggagagagaagggaggggagATGAAGAGGGTGGAGGAGAGGGAAAAGGTGGGTCGCGGAGGTGAAGAGGGAGGAGTGGGAGGGATAAGGGAGTCAGCATGAAGAAGGGAAGAGAAATGCataaggcttttttttttttattaatttttaatttttaaatatccaCATGGTCTCAACTTGATACGTGATGTCTAATCATTATCCACGTGACGTCATGTCATCAACTAACAGAGGTTCTGATAGAAAAGTTAACgaatgtatgagattgtcccagaattaagacttgaggtatgaatCGTCATTGAACGGCGGCATCCGAGAGAAAGGAAGATCGGTTCTGATGGTTGGGTTTATGGCTGTGGGAGCGGAAGGGGTGGAGGAAGGGTGCAATgcgaggaagaggaagaagaagatgtggACGAGAGTTGCAGTGttggagagaaagaggaagaaaatggatctCATGGGTTTGTCTCTTTCCCAAACATTAGCCATGGCAATTTGGCTGGAAAAAGTTTGGAAAAGTGAGTGGGAGTTTGATTGCTGGGAAAATGCCGGTGAAGAAGTGAATATAAAGACTCTTTGGTCTTGACGTGGAAAGAAAACCCACGCGGCAGCTTCTGGTTGGATACAGTTTAATGTGCAACAATGCCAACTAGGACACAATTACTATATTACCCTTCATTTTGATAGTATAGTAGATGGAATACTACCAAATTAGGATGGAATTGAGGATATTGAGTTATAAAATGTTAAGTGGCGATATTTTTGTTTGAGAAAAAAAGTTAGATTAAATTCGAGTTTCATAATGTTAAGTGGTGATATTTTTGTTTGAGAGAGAGTGGGATTAAGTTCGAGTTCCGTGGATATCTCGTATACGAAAGCTAGCAGTTTGCCCTGTCAATCCTCCAAGGCCTAGATAACTAAATTTTCTTCCATGAACTATTTGTATCAATGGATTAGTTCAATCCACTTAAGGGCGGATAGATCGTCCACCCAATGTCGTTACCCACTTCTACTAAGGCTAAGCTCCCCATATTGTAGGGTAGATCTCAAAAGATATAAAAGATCTCCCTCCAAACCGTACATACGACTTTCATTGAATACAACTTTCCACATAATTTTATATGTATCAAAGAATAAGCCTTTCTTTTTACTCAACCGACCAATAAAAGGAGACAAATGCAATGCGAGTTGAGATATAGATCATGGAGTATTAACCTCAACAAAATCTGAGAGCACTTTGCTAGAATGCAAGAAACTTGAGGGTAATAATGATAAGATACCATAAATGGTTAAACAAATTAGTGTGTAGGAGTATGATTCTACTAGCTCAAAAGACCC
This window harbors:
- the LOC126583385 gene encoding uncharacterized protein LOC126583385, with translation MGAASVANAIACRDGDHNNKENIPPTPTPIPLSATAKAMLTNAVSEDSKKCNKMRLRRRRMRKPLADITNLYVCTNSVQLPSRTSLSLSSSSVSTPASISTKRKSLLPVASSNSKSLRMGFR